The genomic DNA GATCTATTGGTATAGATGACGAATTTAGTTTTGTGCTTCTCGGAGCGATACTATCACAAGGTGCTTCCTTTTGTAATATATCTACAATGTCTTGATTTGAATATTTATCGTTTACACGAACATCAACCACTAATTTCACATCTGCAGGAACCGCATTGTGTTGCTTACCTGCATTAATTTGTGTGACTGTCATTTTTACTTCGCCTAAAGCTTCAGACGATTTATCGAATTTGTAATTTTTAAACCATTCTAAAACGGAAATCGAATTATAAATAGCATTATCATTATTTGGATGTGCTGCATGACTTGGTGTTCCTTTTACCAGTGCATCAAAAACCACTAAACCTTTTTCGGCAACAGCTAAATTCATCAATGTTGGTTCTCCAACAATCGCGACGTCTACCTTTGGAATCACACTTAGCATACTATTTAAACCGTTTGGTCCACTACTCTCTTCTTCCGCGGAAGCGACAATAACCAAATTAAAATTTAAATGCTCTCTGTTATAAAAATACGCGTAGGTTGCTAATAAACTCACCAAACAACCACCTGCATCATTACTACCCAAACCATATAATTTACCATCTTCTACAATGGCTTTAAAAGGATCTTTGGTATAGCCATTATTTGGTTTTACTGTATCGTGATGCGAGTTTAATAACAACGTTGGTTTGCTATCGTCAAAATGTTTATTGGTTGCCCAAACATTATGATTGGTTCTTTTAAAAGGAATATTTTGATTGTTAAACCATTGCTCAATATGTGCTGCTGTTGGTCCTTCCTCAGAAGAAAACGACTGCGTTTCTATTAATTGTTTTAACAATGCAATTGCTCTTGTTGTAAGTTTTTCTATCATTTTTTAATGGTTGTGTGTTTATTATTTACGTTAAAAAGCATGCTAGATTTACCAATACAAACTTTTTGAACCTTATGATGTATAGCGTGAAAACAGTTATTTAATTTAGGAAGCATGCCTTCAAAAATTACTTTATTTTCCACTAATGTTTTATAGGTAGCTGTGTTGATATTTTCTATTACAGAATCGTCGTCTTCTACATTTTCTAAAACACCATTTTTTTCGAAACAATAATATAGTTCAGTTTTAAAAACAGACGCAAAACCTATTGCTAATTCGGAAGCAATCGTATCTGCATTGGTATTTAATAGTTGTCCATTATTATCATGTGTAATTGCACAAAAAACAGGAGTAACATCATTATTTAAAAGAATTTCTAAGGTTTCAGTA from Lacinutrix sp. 5H-3-7-4 includes the following:
- the argB gene encoding acetylglutamate kinase; the protein is MKTLKVIKIGGNIIDNDEALQQFLKDFATIKEPKILVHGGGKLATKLAEQMQVEVKMVDGRRVTDADTLDIITMVYAGKINKNVVAQLQANNCNAIGFSGADGNTIVSNKRPVKTVDYGFVGDVKKVNTETLEILLNNDVTPVFCAITHDNNGQLLNTNADTIASELAIGFASVFKTELYYCFEKNGVLENVEDDDSVIENINTATYKTLVENKVIFEGMLPKLNNCFHAIHHKVQKVCIGKSSMLFNVNNKHTTIKK
- a CDS encoding M20 family metallo-hydrolase, which codes for MIEKLTTRAIALLKQLIETQSFSSEEGPTAAHIEQWFNNQNIPFKRTNHNVWATNKHFDDSKPTLLLNSHHDTVKPNNGYTKDPFKAIVEDGKLYGLGSNDAGGCLVSLLATYAYFYNREHLNFNLVIVASAEEESSGPNGLNSMLSVIPKVDVAIVGEPTLMNLAVAEKGLVVFDALVKGTPSHAAHPNNDNAIYNSISVLEWFKNYKFDKSSEALGEVKMTVTQINAGKQHNAVPADVKLVVDVRVNDKYSNQDIVDILQKEAPCDSIAPRSTKLNSSSIPIDHPLVIAGIEIGRSTYGSPTLSDQAVLTCPSLKLGPGDSTRSHSADEFIYLNEIEEGIRIYIELLEKVL